The Rhinoderma darwinii isolate aRhiDar2 chromosome 8, aRhiDar2.hap1, whole genome shotgun sequence genome has a window encoding:
- the LOC142660064 gene encoding olfactory receptor 1L4-like, with protein sequence MNITPPIEFLLFSLSDTPSLRLPLFTFFLLIYLITLYGNIMMSSVIALNPRLHSPMYQLLWIFSLMDFSFSSTTVPSMLATMLSQEAIISLPSCIAQVFFFHAFGNSENLLLSVMAYDRYVAICNPLRYSAVMSRTTCLTLCSTCCACASLHALLHAMVTSLLDFHHHAHIPHFFCDIPPLLEISPSDTTFNQLLIYTEGSLVALVPSSLTVLSYIRITISILRIHSSTGRQKAFSTCASHLMVFFLFSATAVSMYFRPSSVSSPHKGKREVIVNPIVVNSPNNKLHNEDKGQDSKS encoded by the exons ATGAACATCACTCCACCTATAGAATTCCTCCTTTTCAGCCTCTCGGACACTCCATCACTCCGTCTTCCTCTCTTCACATTCTTTCTCCTCATTTATCTGATCACTCTTTATGGAAACATCATGATGTCAAGTGTCATAGCGCTCAACCCTCGTCTTCATTCCCCCATGTACCAGCTCTTGTGGATCTTCTCCCTCATGGACTTCTCCTTTTCTTCCACCACTGTCCCCAGTATGTTGGCCACAATGTTATCCCAGGAAGCCATCATCTCCCTCCCATCATGCATTGCTCAGGTCTTTTTCTTTCATGCTTTTGGAAATAGTGAAAACTTGTTACTATCTGTGATGGCTTATGATCGATACGTGGCTATATGCAATCCATTGAGATATTCGGCAGTCATGAGTAGGACCACTTGTTTGACCTTGTGTAGTACCTGCTGTGCGTGTGCGTCTCTACACGCTCTCCTCCATGCTATGGTCACATCTCTATTGGACTTCCATCACCATGCACATATTCCTCACTTCTTCTGTGACATCCCTCCACTCCTGGAGATATCTCCCTCCGACACAACGTTCAACCAGCTTCTGATCTACACGGAGGGCTCCCTGGTGGCCCTTGTGCCTTCTTCGCTCACAGTCCTTTCCTATATTCGTATTACTATCTCCATTCTTCGTATTCACTCATCTACAGGTAGACAGAAGGCTTTTTCCACCTGTGCGTCCCACCTTATGGTCTTCTTCCTCTTCTCTGCTACAGCCGTCTCTATGTATTTCAGACCTTCATCCGTTTCGTCACCTCACAAGG GGAAACGTGAAGTCATTGTAAATCCTATTGTTGTAAACTCTCCGAACAATAAATTACATAATGAAGATAAAGGTCAAGATTCAAAAAGTTGA